The Desulfovibrio desulfuricans DSM 642 genome contains a region encoding:
- a CDS encoding 50S ribosomal protein L25/general stress protein Ctc, with the protein MNIEKTLSVQKREGSGKGASGRLRTQDLIPGVFYTAKGDNISVQAPALPLEKIFAEAGRTSVFNLEIDDNGQKSVHPVIIWDVQYHPYKKEFCHIDYYGVDLDKPVTVDVPVEFVGVSRGVKLGGQLETYREVVRLCSKPLDMPKKIVVDVAPMDINTTICVGDLPLPENVKAIYDQNFAIVSVLSKAKETAEAAE; encoded by the coding sequence ATGAATATTGAAAAGACTTTGAGCGTGCAGAAGCGCGAAGGTAGCGGTAAAGGCGCCAGTGGCCGTCTGCGTACCCAGGATCTGATCCCCGGCGTGTTCTACACCGCCAAGGGTGACAACATCTCTGTGCAGGCTCCTGCCCTGCCGCTGGAAAAGATTTTTGCCGAAGCCGGTCGTACCTCGGTGTTCAACCTCGAGATTGACGACAACGGTCAGAAGTCCGTGCATCCCGTGATCATCTGGGACGTGCAGTACCATCCCTACAAGAAGGAATTCTGCCACATCGACTACTACGGCGTGGATCTGGACAAGCCCGTGACCGTTGACGTGCCCGTGGAATTTGTGGGTGTGTCGCGCGGCGTGAAGCTTGGCGGCCAGCTTGAAACCTACCGCGAAGTCGTGCGCCTGTGCAGCAAGCCCCTGGACATGCCCAAAAAGATCGTTGTTGATGTGGCCCCCATGGACATCAACACCACCATCTGCGTGGGCGACCTGCCCCTGCCCGAAAACGTCAAGGCCATTTACGACCAGAACTTCGCCATCGTCAGCGTTCTTTCCAAGGCCAAGGAAACCGCTGAAGCCGCCGAATAA